A stretch of Pseudomonas taetrolens DNA encodes these proteins:
- a CDS encoding efflux transporter outer membrane subunit, with protein MTSRLLNLAPALSSQRWALARGSRLLGLVISGLLLSACAIGPDYQRPELAAPVQYKEAAGWTQANPSDALARGAWWELYGDQQLNGLVEQLNRSNQTIAQSEAQFRQAQALVRTARGAFFPSADLSVGKTRSSQGTGSSSSSLSSSSSGIRDTYNAQVGVSWEADVWGKLRRGLEANEATAEASLADLAAMRLSQQSELVQNYLQLRVIDEQKRLLEATVEAYQRSLKMTDNQYRAGISGKDSVAQAQTQLRNTQASLIDLIWQRAQFENAIAVLTGQAPSAFSLAEVDTVPALPQIPVSLPSQLLERRPDIASAERSIIAANANIGVAKAAYYPDFSLSLSGGYSSSTYDDWISVPNRFWSVGPKIALPLFDGGQRSAEVDRNEALYDQTVAKYRQTVLDGFREVENYLVQLKVLGDESVVQEQALESARESLRLTSNQYKAGLIAYLDVVSVQTTALTTERSVLNLLQSRLIASVQLIAALGGGWDGNTDLSANENNRRRTSTAPDSQ; from the coding sequence ATGACCTCTCGTTTGCTAAACCTTGCTCCGGCACTGTCGTCCCAACGCTGGGCCCTGGCCCGAGGCTCGCGTCTGCTGGGGCTGGTGATATCAGGCTTGTTGCTCAGCGCGTGCGCGATTGGCCCGGACTACCAGCGGCCCGAACTCGCGGCTCCGGTGCAATACAAGGAAGCTGCCGGCTGGACCCAGGCCAACCCGAGTGATGCATTGGCCCGCGGCGCCTGGTGGGAGCTGTACGGTGATCAGCAGCTTAATGGCCTGGTGGAGCAGCTCAACCGCTCCAACCAGACCATTGCCCAATCCGAAGCCCAGTTTCGTCAGGCCCAGGCGTTGGTGCGCACTGCACGCGGGGCTTTTTTCCCGAGTGCTGACTTGAGCGTGGGTAAAACCCGCTCCAGTCAGGGCACCGGCAGCAGCAGCTCAAGCTTGAGCAGTTCCAGCAGCGGGATTCGTGACACCTACAATGCACAGGTTGGTGTCAGCTGGGAGGCCGATGTCTGGGGCAAGCTGCGGCGCGGCCTCGAAGCCAACGAAGCCACCGCTGAAGCCAGCCTGGCCGACCTGGCGGCCATGCGCCTGAGCCAGCAGTCCGAGTTGGTGCAGAACTACCTGCAGTTACGCGTCATCGATGAGCAAAAACGCTTACTGGAGGCCACGGTCGAGGCCTATCAGCGCTCACTGAAAATGACGGACAACCAGTACCGAGCCGGGATTTCCGGCAAGGATTCCGTGGCCCAGGCACAAACCCAATTGCGTAATACCCAGGCCAGCCTGATCGACTTGATCTGGCAGCGGGCCCAGTTTGAAAATGCGATTGCGGTGCTGACCGGACAAGCGCCTTCGGCCTTCAGCCTGGCCGAAGTCGATACCGTACCTGCGTTGCCGCAGATACCCGTGAGCCTGCCATCGCAATTGCTCGAACGTCGCCCGGACATCGCCTCGGCCGAGCGCTCGATCATCGCCGCCAATGCCAATATCGGGGTTGCCAAGGCCGCCTATTACCCGGATTTCAGCCTGAGCCTTTCGGGCGGCTACAGCAGCAGTACCTATGACGACTGGATCAGCGTGCCCAACCGTTTCTGGTCGGTAGGGCCGAAAATTGCTTTGCCACTGTTCGATGGCGGCCAACGCTCTGCCGAGGTCGACCGTAACGAAGCGCTGTATGACCAGACGGTGGCAAAGTACCGGCAGACCGTACTCGATGGTTTTCGCGAAGTGGAAAACTACCTGGTGCAGTTGAAGGTACTGGGGGACGAATCAGTGGTGCAGGAACAGGCGCTGGAGTCGGCCCGTGAGTCATTGCGCCTGACCAGCAATCAGTACAAGGCCGGCCTGATTGCCTACCTCGACGTCGTCTCGGTGCAAACCACCGCACTCACCACCGAACGTAGCGTGCTCAACTTGCTGCAAAGCCGGCTGATTGCCAGCGTGCAACTGATCGCTGCACTGGGTGGTGGCTGGGACGGCAATACCGACCTGAGTGCCAATGAAAATAACCGCCGCCGAACGTCAACGGCCCCGGATTCGCAATGA
- a CDS encoding GGDEF domain-containing protein: MLKAIETDISKQARLSALQAEFAQHDFEELRTFCRLTYIASTFIWLLFDLIVSFKGQQGFTGLSVLLLGTMMMATLILGFIVEHRHFDVLNVFFVAVMALGIRYIVDGLPEEVQPIWLVLATASIFYSASVLPLSRWAFLAVVLLTWLTLNPFLMTSAEVLDLRGSLILCFYVFLSSVTIYCFFKLRQVKLYNFTLSKLLMSQAYMDALTEIPNRRSFMAQATQVLLARPREHDHYLAMIDIDNFKKINDQYGHDVGDEVLVRTAVCIKSVMAGHQYARLGGEEFAVYLSGVRRTDVEALMTTLCRQVREDPHEHPVTVSIGLTRLDDDESLNQALAKADKALYASKHNGKDRFSFYL, translated from the coding sequence ATGCTCAAAGCCATCGAAACTGATATTTCAAAACAAGCCCGCCTCAGCGCCTTGCAAGCCGAATTTGCCCAACATGATTTCGAAGAACTGCGTACTTTTTGCCGACTGACCTACATCGCCAGCACTTTTATCTGGCTGTTGTTTGACCTGATTGTCAGTTTCAAAGGCCAACAGGGCTTTACCGGGCTGTCAGTGTTGTTGCTTGGCACCATGATGATGGCCACCCTCATTCTGGGTTTCATCGTCGAGCACCGGCATTTCGACGTGCTCAACGTGTTTTTTGTTGCCGTGATGGCTCTTGGCATTCGCTATATCGTTGATGGTCTGCCGGAAGAAGTGCAACCCATCTGGCTGGTTCTGGCGACCGCCAGCATTTTCTACAGTGCCTCTGTGCTGCCCTTGAGCCGCTGGGCATTCCTCGCCGTTGTGCTTCTGACCTGGCTGACGCTCAATCCTTTTCTGATGACCTCCGCTGAGGTCCTGGATCTGCGAGGCTCACTGATTCTGTGTTTTTATGTGTTCCTCAGCAGCGTGACGATTTACTGCTTTTTCAAATTGCGCCAGGTGAAGCTGTACAACTTCACCCTGTCCAAATTGTTGATGAGCCAGGCATACATGGATGCCCTGACTGAGATCCCCAACCGCCGCTCTTTCATGGCCCAGGCCACTCAGGTTCTGCTGGCCCGTCCGCGGGAGCACGATCACTACCTGGCGATGATCGACATCGACAATTTCAAGAAGATCAACGATCAGTATGGCCACGATGTGGGGGATGAAGTGCTGGTACGCACCGCCGTCTGTATCAAATCGGTGATGGCCGGGCATCAATATGCCCGCCTGGGCGGAGAGGAATTTGCCGTGTATTTGTCAGGCGTGCGTCGTACCGATGTGGAGGCCCTGATGACCACCCTGTGCCGGCAAGTGCGCGAGGATCCGCACGAACATCCGGTCACCGTCAGCATCGGGCTCACCCGCCTCGACGATGACGAAAGCCTCAACCAGGCGCTGGCCAAGGCTGACAAGGCGTTATACGCCTCCAAACATAATGGCAAGGACCGGTTCAGCTTCTACCTCTGA
- a CDS encoding HPP family protein has translation MQNRWINRFIPPATHTRPTEWSRAALGVSLGTLFSVWVCSLFFGLPVALHLIGPLGASAVLLFAVSSGALAQPWSILGGYFCATLVSLSVVHFFGRDLDSACLAAGLALITMCMLRCLHPPAGALALLVVLADPDSASLGWAVLAPVMLSAACMLLAALAYNNLTRVSYPKKPAEPSPPLVAPAVIGDPGITAEDLQLALEDMDAFIDVTAEDLEALIRASEQHARRRSVGEVFAQAN, from the coding sequence ATGCAAAACCGCTGGATCAACCGTTTTATCCCCCCCGCCACCCACACCCGTCCCACCGAATGGAGCCGTGCCGCACTGGGTGTTTCCCTCGGTACCCTGTTCAGTGTCTGGGTTTGCAGCCTGTTCTTTGGCCTGCCTGTCGCCCTGCATTTGATCGGCCCGCTGGGGGCATCAGCCGTTCTGCTGTTTGCGGTGTCATCCGGCGCGCTGGCGCAGCCCTGGTCGATTCTGGGCGGCTACTTCTGTGCCACTCTGGTGTCCTTGTCGGTGGTGCATTTCTTCGGCCGCGACCTCGACAGCGCCTGCCTCGCGGCTGGCCTGGCACTGATCACCATGTGCATGCTGCGTTGTCTGCATCCACCTGCCGGTGCCCTGGCGTTGCTGGTGGTTCTGGCTGACCCGGACAGCGCCAGCCTCGGCTGGGCAGTGCTGGCCCCTGTCATGCTCAGCGCGGCGTGCATGCTGCTGGCGGCCCTGGCCTACAACAATCTGACGCGGGTGAGCTATCCGAAAAAACCGGCAGAGCCCAGCCCTCCTCTCGTTGCCCCAGCGGTGATCGGTGATCCGGGTATTACCGCCGAAGACTTGCAGCTGGCTCTGGAAGACATGGATGCTTTCATTGACGTGACAGCCGAAGATCTCGAAGCCCTGATCCGGGCCAGTGAACAGCACGCTCGCAGACGCAGCGTCGGCGAGGTATTTGCGCAGGCCAATTGA
- a CDS encoding type VI secretion system contractile sheath small subunit, translating into MNYSLLANAEPPLRALAEPCALGNQGHGQTAPLCLPELGNLIKLRDALLVLKGPLANCPGLRSLIEHRLLGNDVHDRILGKRSDTPSTRAP; encoded by the coding sequence ATGAATTATTCCCTGCTGGCCAATGCCGAGCCCCCGCTGCGGGCCCTTGCCGAACCTTGCGCGCTGGGAAATCAGGGGCATGGCCAGACAGCCCCCCTGTGCCTGCCCGAACTGGGCAACCTGATCAAATTGCGTGACGCATTGCTGGTGCTGAAAGGACCATTGGCCAACTGTCCAGGATTGCGCAGCCTGATTGAGCATCGATTGCTGGGCAATGACGTGCATGATCGCATTCTGGGCAAGCGGTCCGACACTCCATCCACCCGCGCGCCTTAA
- a CDS encoding MurR/RpiR family transcriptional regulator: protein MSPSDQPERELPNPALNAEGLLQLITEEYESLPRQLKRIASYMSQQSDRIMVDRISDIARECEVHPSAIVRFSQRFGFSGFSEMQALFREAYTHKATPVQNYQQRIRSMIANKSQKASGGDLARECINATLSGIERLGLELDDQAFDKAVDLVVNADNIYVVGVRRSFAVADYLVYNLQHTNKRIHLVSGLGGSYREQMRSVRANDLVIAISFTPYGKETQHCLRIAQLHQAKTLIITDSNLSPLAKRANSVLLVNEGSSFAFRSLSATLCLCQALFIAVAYRLELKVDEIHEQVGFED from the coding sequence ATGTCACCCAGCGATCAGCCAGAGCGCGAATTGCCCAACCCTGCGCTCAATGCCGAGGGTTTATTGCAGCTTATAACCGAGGAGTACGAGAGCCTGCCGCGACAGCTCAAGCGTATTGCCAGTTACATGAGCCAGCAAAGCGACCGCATCATGGTTGACCGGATCAGTGATATCGCCCGCGAGTGCGAGGTCCACCCTTCGGCCATCGTGCGTTTTTCGCAGCGCTTCGGATTCAGCGGTTTCAGCGAAATGCAGGCCCTGTTCCGCGAGGCGTATACCCACAAGGCAACCCCGGTCCAGAACTACCAGCAGCGTATCCGCAGCATGATCGCCAACAAGTCACAAAAAGCCAGTGGCGGCGATCTGGCGCGCGAGTGCATCAATGCCACGCTGTCGGGCATCGAGCGGCTTGGCCTTGAACTCGATGATCAAGCCTTCGACAAGGCGGTGGATCTGGTGGTGAATGCCGACAACATCTACGTGGTCGGCGTACGTCGCTCCTTCGCTGTTGCCGACTACCTGGTGTACAACCTGCAGCACACCAACAAGCGGATTCATCTGGTCTCCGGGCTGGGCGGCAGCTACCGCGAGCAGATGCGCAGTGTGCGGGCCAACGACCTGGTGATCGCCATCAGCTTTACGCCTTATGGCAAGGAGACCCAGCATTGCCTGCGTATTGCCCAGTTGCATCAGGCCAAAACTCTGATCATCACCGACAGCAACCTGTCGCCCCTGGCCAAAAGGGCAAACAGCGTGTTGCTGGTCAATGAAGGCAGCTCGTTTGCGTTCCGGTCGCTAAGTGCGACCTTGTGCCTGTGCCAGGCACTGTTCATTGCCGTGGCTTATCGCCTGGAACTCAAAGTCGACGAAATCCACGAACAAGTAGGCTTTGAGGATTAG
- a CDS encoding bifunctional 5-dehydro-2-deoxygluconokinase/5-dehydro-2-deoxyphosphogluconate aldolase — protein MGQTRFATGRELDLICLGRLGVDLYSQQVGARLEDVSSFAKYLGGSSANIAFGTARLGLRSAMLSRVGDDHMGRFLTESLAREGCDVSAITIDPQRLTALVLLGLKDRETFPLVFYRENCADMALRAEDIDPAFIASSKALLITGTHFSTEGVYQASITALDYAEQHNVKRVLDIDYRPVLWGLAGKADGETRFVADHKVTAHVQSILPRFDLIVGTEEEFLIAGGGTDLLAALRAVRQLTPATLVVKLGPQGCTVIHGEIPARLEDGSIYPGVRVEVLNVLGAGDAFMSGFLSGWLEEASDERCCQLANACGGLVVSRHACAPAMPTRAELDYLFNSPVPITRPDQDMALQRLHQVSVPRKQWKQLFVFAFDHRWQLVEIAQQYGRDHTCIGALKQLFIRAVEQVEGDLRRQGIDADVGLLADQRFGQDSLNEATGRGWWIARPVEVQGSRPLAFEHGRSIGSNLIAWPQEQIIKCLVQFHPDDEPLLRLEQEAQIKGLYQASQASGHELLLEIIPPKDHPSTHPNVLYRAIKRLYNLEIFPAWWKIEAQPAEVWQQLDALIQERDPYCRGVVLLGLNAPPEVLAEGFRQARESTTCRGFAVGRTIFQEPSRAWLAGEIDDRALIERVQGTFVQLIESWQSARR, from the coding sequence ATGGGACAGACTCGTTTTGCCACAGGGCGTGAATTGGATTTGATCTGCCTTGGACGCCTGGGCGTCGACCTCTACTCGCAACAAGTCGGGGCGCGCCTGGAAGATGTCAGCAGTTTCGCCAAGTACTTGGGCGGTTCCTCGGCCAACATAGCCTTCGGTACGGCGCGGCTGGGCTTGCGCTCGGCGATGCTGAGCCGTGTGGGCGATGACCATATGGGGCGCTTTCTGACCGAGTCCCTGGCTCGAGAAGGTTGCGACGTCAGTGCCATCACCATCGATCCGCAGCGCCTGACCGCACTGGTGTTGCTGGGCCTTAAGGATCGCGAAACCTTCCCGCTGGTGTTCTATCGCGAAAACTGCGCGGACATGGCCCTGCGGGCCGAAGACATCGATCCGGCCTTCATCGCCTCGAGCAAGGCCCTGCTGATTACCGGTACCCACTTCTCCACGGAGGGCGTGTATCAGGCCAGCATCACCGCACTCGATTACGCCGAGCAGCACAACGTCAAGCGCGTGCTCGACATCGATTACCGTCCGGTCCTCTGGGGGCTGGCAGGCAAGGCCGATGGCGAGACGCGCTTTGTGGCCGACCACAAGGTCACTGCCCATGTGCAGTCGATTCTGCCGCGCTTTGACCTGATCGTGGGCACAGAGGAAGAGTTCCTGATTGCCGGCGGTGGCACCGACTTGCTCGCAGCCTTGCGCGCTGTTCGGCAACTGACCCCCGCAACTCTGGTGGTCAAGCTCGGCCCTCAGGGGTGCACAGTGATTCACGGCGAGATCCCGGCCCGGCTTGAAGACGGCTCGATTTACCCGGGTGTGCGGGTCGAGGTGCTGAACGTGCTGGGTGCCGGCGATGCCTTTATGTCCGGCTTCCTCAGTGGCTGGCTGGAAGAGGCGAGCGACGAACGCTGCTGCCAGTTGGCCAATGCCTGCGGCGGGCTCGTGGTGTCACGTCACGCCTGTGCCCCGGCCATGCCGACCCGGGCCGAACTCGACTACCTGTTCAACAGCCCGGTGCCGATCACCCGTCCCGATCAGGACATGGCTCTGCAGCGCCTGCATCAGGTCAGCGTACCGCGCAAACAGTGGAAGCAACTGTTTGTGTTCGCCTTCGATCACCGCTGGCAGCTGGTTGAAATCGCGCAGCAGTACGGCCGTGATCACACCTGTATTGGTGCCCTCAAGCAGCTGTTCATCCGCGCGGTCGAACAGGTCGAAGGCGACTTGCGGCGGCAGGGCATCGACGCCGATGTCGGTTTGCTGGCAGACCAGCGCTTCGGTCAGGATTCACTGAACGAGGCCACAGGCCGCGGCTGGTGGATTGCACGCCCGGTGGAGGTTCAGGGTTCGCGACCACTGGCGTTTGAGCACGGTCGCTCGATTGGCAGCAACCTGATCGCCTGGCCGCAGGAACAGATCATTAAATGCCTGGTGCAGTTTCATCCCGATGACGAACCGCTGCTGCGTCTCGAGCAGGAAGCGCAAATCAAGGGTTTGTATCAGGCATCGCAGGCCAGCGGCCATGAACTGCTGCTGGAGATCATCCCGCCCAAAGACCACCCTTCGACGCATCCCAACGTGCTGTACCGCGCCATCAAGCGTTTGTACAACCTCGAGATCTTCCCGGCCTGGTGGAAAATCGAAGCGCAACCCGCAGAAGTCTGGCAGCAACTCGATGCCTTGATTCAGGAACGCGACCCGTATTGCCGGGGCGTGGTGCTGCTGGGGCTGAATGCACCGCCCGAGGTGCTTGCCGAAGGGTTCCGGCAAGCCCGGGAGAGCACGACCTGCCGTGGATTCGCGGTGGGCCGGACGATTTTTCAGGAGCCCAGCCGCGCCTGGCTGGCCGGAGAAATCGATGACCGGGCGCTGATCGAACGGGTGCAGGGAACGTTCGTGCAGTTGATCGAGTCCTGGCAGTCCGCCCGTCGCTGA
- the iolE gene encoding myo-inosose-2 dehydratase → MPAIRIGINPISWSNDDLPSLGGETPLSTALSEGKQIGYEGFELNGKFPKDAKGVGDVLRPYDLALVSGWYSSRLARRSAAQEIDAIASHVQLLAENGAKVLVYGEVADSIQGQRIPLIERPRFHTEQAWQAYADKLNELAQFTLSQGVRLAYHHHMGAYVESPSDIDTLMSLTNRDVGLLFDAGHCYMGGGEPIEVLRKHIDRVCHVHFKDVRKAVVQLARNNLWSFPDCIINGTFTVPGDGDIDFASLLDVLMAANYQGWLVVEAEQDPAVAPSYAYAQKGYQTLRGLLDARTGQ, encoded by the coding sequence ATGCCCGCTATCCGTATTGGCATCAACCCGATTTCCTGGAGTAACGATGACTTGCCGTCATTGGGTGGCGAGACGCCGTTGAGCACTGCGCTCAGTGAAGGCAAGCAGATCGGTTACGAAGGTTTCGAACTCAACGGTAAATTCCCCAAGGACGCCAAAGGGGTTGGCGATGTGTTGCGGCCCTACGACCTGGCGCTGGTTTCGGGCTGGTACTCCAGCCGTCTGGCCCGGCGTTCGGCCGCGCAAGAAATTGATGCGATTGCCAGCCACGTACAGCTGCTGGCCGAAAATGGCGCCAAGGTGCTGGTGTATGGCGAAGTGGCTGACTCGATCCAGGGCCAGCGTATTCCGTTGATCGAGCGTCCGCGCTTTCACACTGAGCAAGCCTGGCAAGCCTACGCCGACAAACTCAACGAACTGGCGCAGTTCACCCTTTCCCAGGGCGTGCGCCTGGCGTACCACCATCACATGGGGGCCTACGTCGAATCACCGTCCGATATCGACACCCTGATGAGCCTGACCAACCGTGACGTCGGCCTGCTGTTCGACGCCGGGCATTGCTATATGGGCGGCGGCGAACCGATCGAGGTGCTGCGCAAACACATCGACCGCGTCTGTCATGTGCACTTCAAGGATGTGCGCAAGGCGGTGGTGCAGTTGGCGCGCAATAACTTGTGGAGTTTCCCTGACTGCATCATCAACGGCACGTTCACCGTACCGGGTGATGGCGACATCGACTTCGCTTCTTTGCTCGATGTGTTGATGGCCGCCAATTACCAGGGCTGGCTGGTGGTCGAGGCAGAGCAGGACCCGGCTGTGGCCCCGAGCTATGCCTATGCGCAAAAAGGCTATCAAACCCTGCGTGGCCTGCTGGATGCGAGGACGGGCCAATGA
- the iolB gene encoding 5-deoxy-glucuronate isomerase yields MNLLIKRQTAGQTLVQLPEGTLEYVGFSAYQLAAGERLPVSAGDHELCLVLLGGRVTVTGEEPGQGAFSWENIGDRQSVFEDKSPFAVYLPPGSQAQVLALSEVQIAVCSAPGLASAGLGARLIKPDTMKRSVRGKGANTRYVCDILPDTEPAHSLLVVEVRTPSGHSSSYPPHKHDTDDLPHQSFLEETYYHQINPPQGFVFQRVYTDDRSLDQAMAVENSDLVVVPKGYHPVSVPYGYESYYLNVMAGPKRVWQFHNDPQHSWLMDL; encoded by the coding sequence ATGAACTTGTTGATCAAGCGTCAGACTGCCGGCCAGACCCTGGTGCAATTGCCCGAGGGGACGTTGGAATACGTGGGTTTCAGTGCTTATCAATTGGCCGCCGGCGAACGCCTGCCCGTCAGTGCCGGTGACCATGAGTTGTGTCTGGTACTGCTCGGCGGCCGGGTTACGGTGACGGGAGAAGAACCGGGGCAGGGGGCGTTCAGTTGGGAAAACATCGGTGACCGGCAGTCGGTGTTCGAAGACAAGTCGCCGTTTGCCGTCTATTTGCCGCCCGGCAGCCAGGCACAAGTGCTGGCATTGAGCGAGGTGCAAATTGCCGTGTGTTCAGCCCCCGGATTGGCCAGTGCCGGTTTGGGCGCACGCCTGATCAAGCCCGACACGATGAAACGCAGCGTGCGCGGCAAAGGCGCCAACACCCGCTACGTGTGCGACATCCTGCCGGATACCGAGCCTGCGCATTCACTGCTGGTGGTCGAGGTGCGTACGCCGTCGGGGCACTCGTCGAGCTATCCGCCGCACAAGCACGACACCGATGACTTGCCGCACCAGAGCTTTCTCGAAGAAACCTATTACCACCAGATCAACCCACCTCAGGGCTTTGTGTTCCAGCGGGTCTACACCGATGACCGCAGCCTCGATCAGGCCATGGCAGTAGAGAACAGCGATCTGGTGGTGGTGCCCAAAGGGTATCACCCGGTCAGCGTGCCTTATGGCTACGAGTCCTACTACCTGAACGTCATGGCCGGGCCCAAGCGCGTCTGGCAATTCCACAACGATCCGCAGCACAGCTGGCTGATGGATCTCTAA
- a CDS encoding CoA-acylating methylmalonate-semialdehyde dehydrogenase: MSTTPVIGHYLNGRVQDSGSERFSDVFDPATGAVQARVALATRQTVDDAVASALKAFPAWSEQSSLRRARVMFKFKQLLDEHHDELAEMICREHGKVFSDAKGEVTRGIEIVEYACGAPNLLKTDFSDNIGGGIDNWNLRQPLGVCAGVTPFNFPVMVPLWMIPLALVTGNCFILKPSERDPSASLLMARLLTEAGLPDGVFNVVQGDKSAVDDLLQHPDIEAISFVGSTPIAEYIYQQGTARGKRVQALGGAKNHMIVMPDADLDQAADALIGAAFGSAGERCMAISIAVTVGDVADRLIEKLLPRIDQLKVGNGLQPDSEMGPLVTAEHKAKVIGFIDEGVAQGAQLIVDGRDLTVPGAEQGFFVGATLFDNVTPEMSIYRQEIFGPVLGLVRVPDFASAVALINAHEFGNGVSCFTSDGGVARAFARTIKVGMVGINVPIPVPMAWHSFGGWKRSLFGDHHAYGEEGIRFYSRYKSVMQRWPDSIAKGPEFSMPTAK; this comes from the coding sequence ATGAGCACTACCCCGGTTATCGGCCATTACCTCAACGGCCGCGTTCAGGATTCAGGCAGCGAACGCTTCAGTGATGTCTTCGACCCGGCGACGGGCGCCGTACAGGCCAGGGTTGCTCTGGCCACCCGGCAGACGGTGGATGACGCTGTTGCGTCAGCGCTGAAGGCGTTCCCGGCCTGGTCCGAGCAATCGTCGCTGCGCCGTGCGCGGGTGATGTTCAAGTTCAAGCAACTGCTCGACGAGCACCATGATGAACTGGCCGAAATGATCTGCCGCGAACACGGCAAGGTGTTTTCCGATGCCAAGGGCGAAGTGACCCGCGGCATTGAAATCGTCGAGTACGCCTGCGGTGCGCCCAACCTGCTCAAGACCGATTTCAGTGACAACATCGGTGGTGGTATCGATAACTGGAACCTGCGTCAGCCGCTGGGGGTGTGTGCCGGGGTAACGCCGTTCAACTTCCCGGTCATGGTGCCGTTGTGGATGATCCCGCTGGCCTTGGTGACGGGCAACTGCTTCATCCTCAAACCGTCCGAGCGTGATCCTTCGGCGAGCCTGCTGATGGCCCGCCTGCTGACCGAAGCCGGTCTGCCGGATGGCGTATTCAACGTGGTGCAGGGCGACAAGAGCGCGGTCGACGACCTGTTGCAGCACCCGGATATCGAAGCCATTTCGTTCGTGGGATCCACCCCGATTGCCGAGTACATCTACCAGCAGGGCACTGCGCGGGGCAAGCGCGTACAAGCACTGGGCGGTGCGAAAAACCACATGATCGTGATGCCCGATGCGGACCTGGATCAGGCGGCGGATGCATTGATCGGCGCAGCTTTCGGCTCGGCGGGCGAGCGTTGCATGGCCATTTCGATCGCCGTGACCGTGGGCGATGTGGCGGACCGCCTGATTGAAAAACTGCTGCCGCGCATCGATCAGCTCAAAGTGGGCAACGGCCTGCAGCCCGACAGCGAGATGGGACCGCTGGTGACCGCCGAGCACAAGGCCAAGGTCATCGGCTTTATCGATGAGGGCGTGGCTCAGGGGGCGCAGTTGATCGTGGACGGTCGCGATCTGACAGTGCCGGGTGCCGAGCAGGGCTTCTTTGTCGGCGCCACCTTGTTCGACAACGTCACCCCCGAGATGAGCATCTACCGCCAGGAAATTTTCGGACCGGTGCTGGGGCTGGTTCGGGTGCCGGACTTTGCCAGCGCGGTGGCGCTGATCAACGCTCACGAATTCGGCAACGGTGTGTCCTGCTTCACCAGCGACGGCGGCGTGGCCCGGGCCTTTGCCCGCACCATCAAGGTCGGCATGGTCGGGATCAACGTTCCGATCCCGGTACCGATGGCCTGGCATTCGTTTGGTGGCTGGAAACGCTCGTTGTTCGGTGATCACCATGCTTATGGCGAAGAAGGCATCCGCTTCTACAGCCGCTACAAAAGTGTGATGCAGCGCTGGCCCGACAGCATCGCCAAAGGCCCTGAATTCAGCATGCCGACTGCCAAATAA
- a CDS encoding TIM barrel protein encodes MRQPLRFALNRMVAPRMPLADFITLAVTLKADAIEIRNDLHGVEIEDGTPPEQVRALCAAQGIGVLSINALYPFDVWNDQRREQALHLAQYARDCGARGLVMCPLNDVADTRTPAERASGLRTALSALAPILRDHGILGFIEPLGFEECSLRHKRTAAEAIKSIGGLDVFRLVHDTFHHHLAGEHEFFPELTGLVHISGVEDAQAPLTTIRDGHRVLVGEGDILGNTAQIDTLLSTGYTGYVSFEPFADSVHELADVGQALGASISHLQKALT; translated from the coding sequence ATGCGCCAGCCACTGCGTTTTGCTCTGAATCGAATGGTCGCCCCCCGAATGCCACTGGCGGACTTTATTACCCTGGCCGTCACGCTCAAGGCCGATGCCATTGAGATTCGCAACGACCTTCACGGGGTTGAGATCGAAGACGGCACACCCCCCGAACAGGTCCGTGCGCTGTGCGCGGCGCAAGGGATCGGCGTGCTGTCGATCAACGCGTTGTATCCCTTCGATGTGTGGAACGACCAGCGTCGCGAACAGGCGTTGCATCTGGCGCAATACGCCCGGGATTGCGGTGCCCGGGGATTGGTCATGTGCCCGCTGAACGATGTGGCAGATACCCGCACGCCTGCCGAGCGCGCCAGTGGCTTGCGCACGGCCTTGAGCGCCCTAGCGCCGATCCTGCGTGATCACGGCATTCTCGGCTTTATCGAGCCGCTGGGGTTTGAAGAGTGTTCGCTGCGCCACAAGCGCACGGCTGCCGAGGCAATCAAGTCAATTGGCGGACTGGATGTGTTCCGTCTGGTTCACGACACCTTTCACCATCATTTGGCGGGTGAGCATGAGTTTTTCCCGGAGCTGACCGGGCTGGTGCACATCTCCGGCGTGGAAGACGCGCAAGCGCCATTGACCACCATTCGCGACGGGCATCGGGTATTGGTAGGCGAGGGCGACATCCTGGGCAATACGGCGCAAATCGATACCTTGCTCAGTACGGGCTACACCGGCTATGTGTCGTTTGAACCCTTTGCAGACAGCGTGCATGAGCTGGCCGACGTCGGGCAGGCGCTGGGAGCAAGCATCAGTCACTTACAAAAAGCATTGACCTGA